A portion of the Salminus brasiliensis chromosome 11, fSalBra1.hap2, whole genome shotgun sequence genome contains these proteins:
- the lrrc42 gene encoding leucine-rich repeat-containing protein 42 isoform X1: protein MSSGCGSVYVREKGQLHRVDADGVQSSSFKHRLFQKDFTVQLCVESLPPISRQSSDHFIFTYNTEGSLCYTVKSLLDISLLFIADHVEHVDSLVGFPEQMAHRLFVSAEEKQKFSDPSTSARALQVFSEAYGELVLRSLCLRDRGLLVSERLEEIQVFHQLESLDLHGCRLGDAHDIFRHITSEAFSRLVRLFLGVNCLSDKGLQRLTAPIRVMKKGLENLQQLDVSGNPLTEKGLGYLACLKSLQELDVSGTSVKSDASLRSFFRSKMGMVLSAEPLEIFSHSECKTAGWAEEVINQWERKASEVQKKDAKPRTNALQFYGREKFVRETIHATCDDQKSQEVQTRIHFHKPDPHCTSQQAGHSKDPHSQTALTTQVGRKRRLSNERDKDMSPPAKRQPVNSFTADDLDLLNSY from the exons ATGTCCTCTGGGTgtgggagtgtgtatgtgagggagAAGGGGCAGCTGCACCGTGTGGATGCTGATGGGGTTCAGAGCTCCTCGTTTAAACACAGGCTGTTTCAGAAGGATTTCACAGTCCAGCTCTGTGTCGAGAGCTTGCCCCCCATCAGCAGACAGAGCAGTGACCACTTCATCTTCACCTACAACACAGAGGGCAGCCTGTGCTACACTGTGAAGTCCCTGCTGGACATTTCCCTGCTCTTCATAGCAGATCATGTTGAACACGTGGACTCTCTGGTTGGGTTTCCTGAGCAGATGGCCCACAGGCTGTTTGTGTCTGCTGAGGAGAAACAGAAGTTCTCAGACCCCTCCACTTCAGCAAGGGCCCTACAGGTCTTCAGTGAGGCCTATGGAGAGCTTGTGTTAAGGTCACTGTGTTTGAGAGACAG GGGTCTTCTGGTGTCTGAAAGACTGGAGGAGATTCAGGTGTTTCACCAGCTGGAGAGTTTGGATCTGCACGGGTGCCGATTAGGTGACGCTCATGACATTTTCAGACACATAACTTCAGAGGCGTTCAGCAG GCTCGTCCGGCTGTTTCTGGGGGTCAACTGTCTGTCGGATAAAGGCCTCCAGAGACTGACCGCCCCAATCAGGGTGATGAAGAAAGGGCTGGAAAACCTCCAGCAGCTGGACGTGTCAG GAAATCCTCTCACAGAGAAAGGTCTCGGGTATCTGGCGTGCCTCAAAAGCCTGCAAGAGCTTGACGTCTCTGGGACGAGTGTGAAG TCGGACGCGTCGTTGAGGAGTTTCTTCAGGAGTAAGATGGGGATGGTGCTTTCAGCAGAACCGCTGGAGATATTCTCTCACTCTGAGTGTAAAACTGCGGGATGGGCTGAGGAG GTGATAAACCAGTGGGAGAGGAAAGCCTCAGAGGTGCAGAAGAAAGACGCTAAGCCAAGAACGAACGCTCTGCAGTTCT ACGGAAGGGAGAAGTTTGTCCGAGAGACCATTCACGCCACCTGTGACGACCAAAAAAGCCAAGAGGTGCAGACTAGAATTCACTTCCATAAGCCTGATCCTCACTGCACCTCCCAGCAAGCTGGACACAGTAAAGACCCTCACAGTCAGACAGCGCTGACCACACAGGTGGGCAGGAAGAGGAGGCTGTCTAATGAAAGAGATAAAGACATGAGCCCTCCTGCAAAGCGCCAGCCTGTGAATTCTTTTACAGCTGATGATTTAGACCTTCTGAACAGCTACTGA
- the lrrc42 gene encoding leucine-rich repeat-containing protein 42 isoform X2 → MSSGCGSVYVREKGQLHRVDADGVQSSSFKHRLFQKDFTVQLCVESLPPISRQSSDHFIFTYNTEGSLCYTVKSLLDISLLFIADHVEHVDSLVGFPEQMAHRLFVSAEEKQKFSDPSTSARALQVFSEAYGELVLRSLCLRDRLVRLFLGVNCLSDKGLQRLTAPIRVMKKGLENLQQLDVSGNPLTEKGLGYLACLKSLQELDVSGTSVKSDASLRSFFRSKMGMVLSAEPLEIFSHSECKTAGWAEEVINQWERKASEVQKKDAKPRTNALQFYGREKFVRETIHATCDDQKSQEVQTRIHFHKPDPHCTSQQAGHSKDPHSQTALTTQVGRKRRLSNERDKDMSPPAKRQPVNSFTADDLDLLNSY, encoded by the exons ATGTCCTCTGGGTgtgggagtgtgtatgtgagggagAAGGGGCAGCTGCACCGTGTGGATGCTGATGGGGTTCAGAGCTCCTCGTTTAAACACAGGCTGTTTCAGAAGGATTTCACAGTCCAGCTCTGTGTCGAGAGCTTGCCCCCCATCAGCAGACAGAGCAGTGACCACTTCATCTTCACCTACAACACAGAGGGCAGCCTGTGCTACACTGTGAAGTCCCTGCTGGACATTTCCCTGCTCTTCATAGCAGATCATGTTGAACACGTGGACTCTCTGGTTGGGTTTCCTGAGCAGATGGCCCACAGGCTGTTTGTGTCTGCTGAGGAGAAACAGAAGTTCTCAGACCCCTCCACTTCAGCAAGGGCCCTACAGGTCTTCAGTGAGGCCTATGGAGAGCTTGTGTTAAGGTCACTGTGTTTGAGAGACAG GCTCGTCCGGCTGTTTCTGGGGGTCAACTGTCTGTCGGATAAAGGCCTCCAGAGACTGACCGCCCCAATCAGGGTGATGAAGAAAGGGCTGGAAAACCTCCAGCAGCTGGACGTGTCAG GAAATCCTCTCACAGAGAAAGGTCTCGGGTATCTGGCGTGCCTCAAAAGCCTGCAAGAGCTTGACGTCTCTGGGACGAGTGTGAAG TCGGACGCGTCGTTGAGGAGTTTCTTCAGGAGTAAGATGGGGATGGTGCTTTCAGCAGAACCGCTGGAGATATTCTCTCACTCTGAGTGTAAAACTGCGGGATGGGCTGAGGAG GTGATAAACCAGTGGGAGAGGAAAGCCTCAGAGGTGCAGAAGAAAGACGCTAAGCCAAGAACGAACGCTCTGCAGTTCT ACGGAAGGGAGAAGTTTGTCCGAGAGACCATTCACGCCACCTGTGACGACCAAAAAAGCCAAGAGGTGCAGACTAGAATTCACTTCCATAAGCCTGATCCTCACTGCACCTCCCAGCAAGCTGGACACAGTAAAGACCCTCACAGTCAGACAGCGCTGACCACACAGGTGGGCAGGAAGAGGAGGCTGTCTAATGAAAGAGATAAAGACATGAGCCCTCCTGCAAAGCGCCAGCCTGTGAATTCTTTTACAGCTGATGATTTAGACCTTCTGAACAGCTACTGA
- the LOC140565654 gene encoding low-density lipoprotein receptor class A domain-containing protein 1-like: MQYSSFTFSSHHHHHHHHHHHPPADPFTYTTLPVCLCCFISGDLPENLPSNLIFRCDNPRVWTFTDNKCNRINDCGDCSDETSVYASCPPCSGEWWSCTPVDFQYCDCIPRHFCRDGRQHCFDWSDEYICPKTYSESKKYLIPC, translated from the exons ATGCAGTACAGTTCTTTTACGTTCAgctcacatcatcatcatcatcatcatcatcatcatcaccctcCAGCAGATCCATTCACTTACACCACATTACCcgtctgtctgtgctgttttATTTCAGGTGATTTACCTGAAAACCTCCCGAGTAACCTCATTTTCCGGTGTGATAACCCTCGCGTCTGGACCTTCACTGACAACAAGTGTAACCGCATTAATGACTGTGGGGACTGCTCAGATGAAACCAGTGTTT ACGCGAGCTGCCCCCCCTGCAGTGGAGAGTGGTGGTCCTGTACTCCAGTGGACTTCCAGTACTGTGACTGCATCCCCCGCCACTTCTGCCGCGACGGCAGACAACACTGCTTCGACTGGTCAGATGAATATATCTGCCCCAAAacctacagtgagtccaagaagtatttgatcccttgctga
- the tmem59 gene encoding transmembrane protein 59 yields the protein MAMKLGGVLLSFSWALLLCCCSASSDVFDGVLGSTASCHKTCRMTYSLHTYPREEELYACQRGCRLFSICQFVGDSENLNQTKSECDSACHEAYNQADEQYACSLGCQSQLPFAEQRQEQLLAMMPRIHLLYPLTLVRGFWDDVMSQAHNFITSSWTFYLQADDGKVVVFQTAPQVQFVPQYDLQKEDLREDLQSSYEGMNEPVYRDYHRDYIQERGVIMSRDQSSSQDEYNLFNCLSRNPWLPGWILTATLVLSVLVLIWICCATVATAVDQYVPAEKLSIYGDLEFMKDQKLTPYPQSSLVIVSSVKEDEAGPLPPKVQLDQSNI from the exons ATGGCGATGAAGCTCGGCGGGGTTCTGCTGAGCTTTAGCTGGGCTCTGCTGCTCTGTTGCTGCTCGGCTTCGTCGGACGTGTTTGACGGTGTTTTGGGCAGCACGGCCTCCTGCCACAAAACCTGCAGGATGACCTACAGCCTGCACACCTACCCTCGG gaggaggagctgtacGCCTGTCAGAGAGGCTGCCGACTCTTCTCCATCTGCCAGTTCGTCGGCGACAGTGAAAACCTCAACCAGACCAAATCCGAGTGTGATTCCG CCTGCCACGAGGCCTATAATCAGGCAGATGAACAGTACGCCTGCAGTCTGGGCTGTCAGAGTCAACTTCCATTCGCAGAGCAAAGGCAGGAGCAG TTGTTGGCCATGATGCCCAGGATTCATCTCCTGTACCCGCTGACCCTGGTGAGGGGGTTTTGGGATGATGTCATGAGCCAAGCCCACAACTTCATCACCTCGTCCTGGACCTTCTACCTCCAGGCGGACGATGGCAAAGTCGTGGTTTTCCAG ACAGCTCCACAGGTCCAGTTTGTCCCTCAGTATGATCTTCAGAAGGAGGACCTCAGGGAGGATCTGCAGAGTTCAT ATGAAGGGATGAACGAGCCAGTTTATAGAGACTACCACAGAGACTACATCCAGGAGAGAGGTGTGATCATGTCCAGAGATCAGAGCAGCTCACAGGATGAGTACAACCTTTTCAACTGCCTCTCCAG GAACCCCTGGTTGCCTGGATGGATTCTGACGGCCACTCTGGTTCTGTCAGTGCTGGTTCTGATCTGGATCTGCTGCGCCACAGTCGCCACTGCAGTGGACCAGTACGTTCCAGctgag AAACTGAGCATTTATGGAGATTTGGAGTTCATGAAGGATCAGAAGTTGACTCCTTACCCTCAGTCCTCTCTGGTGATCGTCAGCTCGGTGAAGGAGGACGAGGCTGGACCACTCCCGCCCAAGGTTCAGCTGGACCAGTCTAATATCTAA